The bacterium genome contains the following window.
AGGCCCTCCACGAGGGGCTCGAGGTCATCACCGACGTGCAGATCGCGTTCGCGCGGAACGTCCTCTCCGCGGGGGCCGACGGCCTCTTCTTCTCGAGCCAGATGGCGACGCACGATCTCCTGACCCGCGAGGAGTACGAGGAGTTCGGCCGGCCCTACGATTTGCGAATGCTGGACGAGGCGGGCGCGAGCCTTGTGTTTCTGCACATCCACGGCTTGAACGTGATGTTCGATCTGTTCGACGACTACCCGGTTCAGATCGTCAACTGGCACTCGCGGGAGACGGCGCCGACCATCGCCGACGCCCGGCGGCGCATCTCGACCTGCCTCGCGTGCGGCGTCGACGCGTGGAACACGCTCTCGAGGGGCACGCCGGAGGCCGTCGTCGCGGAGGTGCGGGACGCGGTCGCGCAAACCGGCGGACGGGGCCACATCGTCACGACCGGGTGCGTGATGCCGGTGGATACCCCGGAATCCAACATTCGCGCCGCGCTGGCCGCCGCCAGGGAGTCCTGAACCGGGGCGCGGTCGGGGACGCGCGGGGAGCCGTCTAAGCCGGACGATTCGCGCCCGCGCATTGCCCATATATATATATATATAAGGTAGAGGCGCGAAGAGGGGACGACCCATGGGCGACAACGTGACGCGGAAGATCCTCGGGACGCATTTGGTGGACGGCCGGATGACGCCGGGGGAAGAGATCGGCATCAAGATCGACGAGATCCTGATCCAGGACATCACCGGCACGGCCGCGATGATGCACTTCGAGGCGATGCAGCTCCACCGCATCCGCTGCCGGGTGGCATGTTGCTACGGGGACCACAACGTGCTGCAGGTCAGCGAGGAAAACACCGAGGACCACGTCTACCTGGCATCGGCGGCGCGGAAGTACGGGATCTGGTGGGCGAAGCCGGGGGCCGGCATCGGCCACCAGATTCAGCAGGAGCACTTCGCGGTGCCCGGCGAGACCGCGCTCGGCGCGGACAGCCACACGCCGCACATCGGCGGGATGGGCGTGTACGCGATGGGCGCGGGCGGGCTCGATGTCGCGGTCGCGATCGGCGGGGGCCCGTACTACCTCGACATGCCGGCTGTCGTGCGCGTCGAGCTCGGGGGACGGCTGCGGCCGTGGTCGACCGCCAAGGACGTAATCCTCGAGATGCTGCGCCGGCTCACCGCGAGCGGCGGGTTCGGGAAGGTCTTCGAGTACGTGGGGCCCGGCGTCCGGACTCTCAACGTGCAGCAGCGCATCACCATCTGCAACATGGGCGCGGAGTTGGGCGCGACGACCTCGATATTCCCGTCCGATGCGGTGACCAGGGAGTATCTCAACTCGATCGGCCGAGGCGGCTCGTGGCGCGAGGCGCTGCCGGACGCGGACGCGTCCTACGACGAGTCGATGGAGCTGGACCTCGGCGCGATCGAGCCGCTCGTCGCGATGCCGAGCAACCCGGACAAGGTCGTGCCGGTCGGGCAGGCGGCCGGGATCAAGGTGGATCAGGTGATGGTGGGGTCGTGCACCAACGGTTCCTACACCGACCTCAA
Protein-coding sequences here:
- a CDS encoding uroporphyrinogen decarboxylase family protein, whose translation is MTHRERIDAAIAGKRPDKVPAALWRHFPEHDQKAERLAEAHIAFYRAYEPDLLKVTPSSGYYGDDWGLRAGYKANREGTRSISDRPIKKAADWAKLRRLDTSHGVYGREAHAIRLVADAVGAEVPVLETVFSPLSIARTIAGEQATVRYLRENPEALHEGLEVITDVQIAFARNVLSAGADGLFFSSQMATHDLLTREEYEEFGRPYDLRMLDEAGASLVFLHIHGLNVMFDLFDDYPVQIVNWHSRETAPTIADARRRISTCLACGVDAWNTLSRGTPEAVVAEVRDAVAQTGGRGHIVTTGCVMPVDTPESNIRAALAAARES